A window of the Phragmites australis chromosome 20, lpPhrAust1.1, whole genome shotgun sequence genome harbors these coding sequences:
- the LOC133902144 gene encoding uncharacterized protein LOC133902144, whose amino-acid sequence MLFQSSISDDGISWVAQQCTYLNCLHIKGDLSITKVSLRALVQDGKSLKSLALGSCPQIGEDDIMSFLMDQPYLDKLELKGMLAGESNNGVIPAYGVRLSSVLHRNLCISHHLSSLILVKCPGLQDLSMLSFSDIRFPMLQHLVIDDCSGVTQFGLMYLVGNIMNPMTLKTIKLARFYFFTYAALVEVLSLFSQTIESITLDSRDSGLVMPLCPVEAVAQECPKLKVIRLEHCDSIMDLFLAWVGMVCRGLKELRLNGLTAPVHEHGISDCFSSILQLNGITKIELRSCLIKDIHVCIIVQSCLENLQELILDECSHILGNVVLFLRAHCPNLIKLGLSRTQINDDHIRILVSMGFEHL is encoded by the coding sequence ATGCTGTTCCAATCTTCTATTAGTGATGATGGCATTTCTTGGGTTGCTCAGCAATGTACCTACTTGAACTGCCTCCATATCAAAGGGGACTTGTCTATCACAAAGGTGTCACTAAGAGCCCTTGTGCAGGATGGCAAGAGCCTCAAGTCTCTTGCTCTGGGAAGCTGCCCTCAAATTGGAGAAGATGACATCATGTCCTTCCTGATGGACCAGCCTTATTTAGACAAGCTTGAGCTCAAGGGCATGTTGGCTGGAGAGTCAAACAATGGTGTTATTCCAGCCTATGGTGTAAGACTATCATCAGTCCTCCATAGGAATTTATGTATATCTCATCACCTCAGTAGCCTCATTCTGGTCAAGTGCCCGGGTTTACAGGACCTGAGCATGCTTAGTTTTTCTGATATTCGCTTTCCAATGTTACAAcatttggtgattgatgactgCAGTGGAGTAACACAGTTTGGCCTGATGTACCTGGTGGGCAATATCATGAATCCCATGACGCTTAAGACCATCAAGCTTGCCAGGTTCTACTTTTTTACATATGCAGCTTTGGTGGAAGTGCTGTCCTTGTTCAGCCAAACGATTGAATCAATAACCCTGGACTCACGTGATTCTGGCCTAGTGATGCCGCTCTGTCCTGTTGAAGCTGTGGCCCAGGAGTGTCCTAAGCTGAAGGTGATCAGATTGGAACACTGTGATAGTATTATGGATCTGTTCTTGGCATGGGTAGGCATGGTGTGCCGTGGGCTTAAGGAGCTTAGGCTTAATGGATTGACAGCTCCTGTACATGAGCATGGTATCTCAGACTGTTTCTCCAGCATCCTGCAACTCAATGGAATCACCAAGATTGAACTGAGGTCTTGCCTTATTAAAGACATACATGTTTGCATTATAGTTCAATCCTGTCTGGAAAATCTTCAGGAACTCATCTTGGACGAGTGCTCGCACATCTTGGGCAACGTTGTGTTGTTTCTTAGAGCGCATTGCCCCAATCTGATCAAGTTGGGCTTGAGTCGTACGCAAATCAATGATGATCATATCAGGATTCTCGTGTCTATGGGATTTGAGCACCTTTAG
- the LOC133902145 gene encoding small ribosomal subunit protein bTHXm-like: MAMRLAAAAFVRRITPARPPVPVPVPVQAAASAGAEAVTCGRGDKKTKRGKRFKGSYGNARPKREKKIERIKDRVEVPRSTPWPLPFKLI, from the coding sequence atggcgATGCGGTTGGCTGCGGCGGCGTTTGTGCGGCGGATTACGCCGGCGCGCCctcccgtccccgtccccgtccccgtccagGCGGCTGCTTCGGCGGGGGCGGAGGCGGTGACGTGCGGGCGCGGGGACAAGAAGACCAAGCGGGGGAAACGGTTCAAGGGCTCCTACGGCAACGCGCGGCCGAAGCGGGAGAAGAAGATCGAGCGCATCAAGGACCGCGTTGAGGTGCCCCGTTCCACACCCTGGCCCCTCCCCTTCAAGCTTATCTGA